Proteins encoded together in one Pseudoalteromonas xiamenensis window:
- a CDS encoding zinc-binding dehydrogenase, which translates to MNAHKYGIFDFGSVEMIRCQSLLLPPIQNGFIRLRMISASINPIDVKTRAGFGFVAASKRPKEFLSLGYDVYGEIIDASEEAKPLIGKCAFGMTGFPNSPGTYADVLDVPVEEVFILPEVKQDIDLGGLSLAGLTAMQALQRLPTHLPLYVSAPTGGVGHLAIQIARILGYNVTAVTRRPDNPMLSQLSARLGFNVISFDTFFAEQRQGALLDLVGGDVAKQCLDTLLDGSIIVTVPTITKDLICSHALSRNVEAVGVVVQKDVSQLACLYDWYKRGELTLHIAERFLLQDVNLGHQMMESGDYSGKLLIVANHL; encoded by the coding sequence ATGAATGCTCATAAATACGGAATTTTTGACTTTGGCTCAGTCGAAATGATTAGATGTCAGTCGTTATTGTTGCCTCCAATTCAGAATGGATTCATTCGTTTACGAATGATCAGTGCGTCTATAAATCCCATTGATGTCAAAACTCGAGCCGGTTTTGGATTTGTCGCTGCAAGCAAGCGTCCAAAAGAGTTTCTTAGTCTTGGCTACGATGTGTATGGCGAAATTATCGACGCCAGTGAAGAGGCTAAGCCTTTAATCGGAAAATGTGCCTTTGGCATGACTGGATTTCCTAATTCGCCTGGAACCTATGCAGATGTTTTGGATGTACCAGTTGAAGAAGTATTTATTTTGCCAGAGGTGAAACAAGATATTGATCTAGGCGGTCTTAGTTTAGCCGGATTAACCGCAATGCAAGCATTACAGCGATTGCCGACTCACTTACCGTTATACGTTAGTGCGCCAACCGGAGGCGTGGGGCACCTTGCGATCCAAATAGCCCGAATACTTGGATATAACGTAACAGCGGTAACAAGACGTCCTGACAATCCAATGTTGTCACAACTTTCGGCGCGTCTGGGATTTAATGTTATCTCTTTCGATACGTTTTTTGCAGAACAGCGACAGGGGGCATTGTTGGACCTCGTCGGAGGTGACGTTGCAAAACAGTGTTTAGATACCTTGCTAGACGGCAGTATAATCGTGACTGTACCTACGATCACGAAGGACCTGATCTGTTCTCATGCTCTATCGAGAAATGTTGAAGCAGTAGGTGTTGTTGTGCAAAAAGATGTGTCGCAGTTGGCGTGCTTATACGATTGGTATAAGAGAGGGGAGTTAACACTCCACATTGCAGAACGCTTTTTGTTACAAGACGTAAATTTGGGCCATCAAATGATGGAATCGGGCGACTACAGTGGTAAATTATTAATCGTAGCTAACCACTTGTAA
- a CDS encoding methyl-accepting chemotaxis protein yields MRRGQNIIDQEVTYPSDQELVSTTDLRGVTTYANDAFCKIAGYSKEELIGKNHNIVRHPDMPKAAFKELWEKLKAGHSWRGVVKNRCKDGRYYWVDAFVTPIFERGQLVGYQSVRVKPTDEMKRRAQVIYEKINSGKSLSSWREKRNLRTWLSLISTVVAVAASAYFGTALSAFIVLAMIAAIIACNYEELVVTPNKLADQQAEFDSVSRYVYCGTHPFSIAEFNIGMLNAKLRTVLGRVKDSTVTFKDIAVNLDKQSSQTEKGIESQGLRLQDIATAMAQMSATIGDISENTARTADKVNNTQASCETIRSSMAENTSMVTSLASQVDEAAQTASSLATEADKIGQVMSEIEGIAEQTNLLALNAAIEAARAGEHGRGFAVVADEVRALSSRTQSATTHIHASIKEIQDTLYRWSEVMQSTKSRADGCAQSSLASQNDLEDIFREISEIALSAQEISAAAEQQQVVSTDINSNINNIREFSAENLELSFGVARDAAQLVESAEKIKGLLMTFKSQ; encoded by the coding sequence ATGCGTCGTGGACAAAATATTATAGACCAAGAAGTGACGTATCCTTCCGATCAAGAGCTTGTGTCTACCACCGACTTACGCGGTGTTACAACGTATGCAAACGACGCTTTTTGCAAAATTGCAGGTTACAGCAAAGAAGAACTCATTGGAAAGAATCACAATATCGTACGCCACCCTGACATGCCTAAAGCGGCGTTTAAGGAGCTTTGGGAAAAGCTAAAAGCAGGACATTCTTGGCGTGGTGTAGTCAAAAACCGTTGTAAAGATGGGCGCTATTATTGGGTAGATGCCTTTGTTACCCCCATTTTTGAGCGAGGCCAACTTGTCGGCTATCAATCTGTGCGAGTCAAACCAACTGACGAAATGAAAAGACGCGCGCAGGTGATCTACGAAAAGATTAATTCGGGTAAATCGCTGTCAAGCTGGCGTGAAAAGCGAAACTTGCGTACTTGGTTATCTCTTATTTCAACGGTAGTCGCCGTGGCCGCGTCTGCTTATTTCGGCACAGCGTTATCTGCCTTCATCGTTCTTGCGATGATAGCGGCAATTATTGCCTGTAACTATGAAGAACTCGTCGTTACACCAAATAAACTTGCCGACCAACAAGCTGAATTTGATTCCGTATCCCGGTATGTTTATTGCGGAACACACCCGTTTAGCATCGCTGAATTTAATATCGGCATGTTGAATGCCAAGTTACGTACGGTACTCGGGCGAGTGAAAGACTCAACGGTCACTTTTAAAGATATAGCTGTAAATCTAGATAAGCAATCGAGCCAAACCGAAAAAGGCATTGAATCTCAAGGCTTACGTTTACAGGACATCGCCACTGCGATGGCTCAAATGAGTGCAACTATCGGCGACATCTCAGAGAATACCGCTCGAACAGCGGATAAAGTGAACAACACCCAAGCAAGCTGTGAAACTATCCGTAGCAGCATGGCGGAAAACACCAGCATGGTGACCAGTCTCGCCAGCCAAGTTGATGAAGCTGCACAAACGGCTTCATCCCTTGCAACAGAAGCAGACAAGATTGGTCAGGTCATGAGCGAAATAGAAGGCATTGCTGAACAAACCAATTTATTAGCATTAAACGCGGCGATTGAAGCCGCGCGTGCAGGTGAACATGGTCGAGGTTTTGCGGTTGTTGCTGACGAAGTACGAGCGCTTTCATCCCGCACGCAAAGCGCAACAACACACATTCACGCGTCAATTAAAGAAATTCAGGATACGCTTTACCGCTGGTCAGAAGTAATGCAAAGCACCAAATCTCGAGCGGATGGCTGCGCCCAAAGCAGTTTAGCGAGTCAAAATGACTTAGAAGATATATTCCGTGAGATCAGTGAAATTGCACTTTCTGCGCAAGAAATTTCTGCAGCAGCAGAACAACAACAAGTGGTCAGCACAGACATTAACTCTAACATCAATAATATCCGTGAATTCAGCGCGGAAAACTTAGAATTAAGTTTTGGTGTCGCGCGAGATGCCGCTCAGTTGGTAGAGTCTGCAGAGAAAATTAAAGGACTTCTGATGACCTTCAAGTCTCAGTAA